The window TGCGTCTCGCCCCACACGCCGCGGGTGCTGTTCGACGACAGGGCACTGGCCAGGGTGTCGGCCGTGGCGCGCAGGCGTTCCTCGGACTCGGCGGCCGACCGGAGCTGGGCGGACAGGGCGCCGTACTGCTCGCTCCGGGACTGCTCGAGCTCGGCGATCTTCGTGCGCATGACGTCGAGGGTCTGCGCGACGGGGCTGAGGGCGGAGAGCACCTTCGACTCGTTCTGGTTCCGGGCCGAGTCCGCGCCGTGCATGCGCTGCACCAGGTGCTCGAGCTCGGCGGAGCGACGCTCGAGGGAGTCGACCTGTCGGCGGTACTGGGCGTCCTGCGCATCGAGGCGCTCCTCGGCGTCGCGGCGGACCTCGTCGAGCCGCGTGCGGAGCGCCTCGGCGCTCGCGCGCGAGGCGGCGGCGTCGACGCCGGCGCGTGACCGCGCGAGCGACCAGGCGACGACCGCACCGACGGCGATGCCGATCACGAGACCGATGACCAGGGCGAGGATCTGCATGTCGTGACCTTGGCAGGACCCACCGACACCGCGCCTCCCGGCACACCGACGCGCCCGCAGAACCGGCGTCACCGGCGACACGGGACCAGCGCAGCAAGCTCCGAATCCCATGTCATGACATTAGGGCAAACAGGGTGTACAGTCGTGAACGTCCGCCGATGAAGCCGCACGGAAGGTCCACCGCGTCGCATGACGAACCAAGCTCCCCACGCCTACGACGTGATCACGATGGGACGCGTCAGCGTCGACATCTACCCGCAGCAGACCGGCCCGCTCGAAGACGTCACGACGTTCTCGAAGTCCGTCGGCGGCAGCGCGACCAACGTCGCCATCGCCGCGGCCCGCCACGGTGCCGACGCAGCGGTCATCACCCGCACCGGCAACGACCCGTTCGGCCGGTACATCGCCCGCACCCTGCCGGAGTTCGGCGTCGCGAACGCCTTCGTCGAGACGGTCGACGGGCTGAACACCCCCGTCGCGTTCTGCGAGATCTTCCCGCCGGACGACTTCCCGCTGTACTTCTACCGGGCCCCGAAGGCACCGGACCTGATGATCACGGCGAAGTCCCTGCCGCTGCACGAGATCGAGCGGGCGAAGATCTTCTGGACGACGGTGACCGGCTTGAGCGAAGAGCCGAGCCGCAGCGCACACCACACCGCGTTCCAGGCGCGGAGCGCCGCCGACGCCCCGACAGCACTGCACACCGTGTTGGACCTGGACTACCGCTCGGTGTTCTGGTCGAGCCCCGAGGCCGCGACGCGCAAGGTCGCCGTCGCCCTCGAGCACGCCACGGTCGCCGTCGGCAACCGCGAGGAGTGCGAGGTCGCCGTCGGCGAGACCGACCCGGTCCGCGCGGCCGACGCCCTGCTCGAGCGCGGGGTCGAGATCGCCATCGTCAAGCAGGGCCCCAAGGGCGTGTTGGCGAAGACCCGCGACGAGTTCGTCGAGTTCCGCCCGCACCACATCGACGTCGTCAACGGGCTCGGCTCCGGTGACGGCTTCGGCGGCGCGCTGACCCACGGCCTGCTGCAGGGCTGGGGCCTCGAGCGGATCCTCGCGTTCTGCAACGCCGCCGGCGCCATCGTCGCGACACGGTTCGAGTGCTCGACGGCCATGCCCACGAGCGACGAGATCGAGTCGTTCATCGCCAGCAACCCCGCCGACGGCACGAACCACACGAGCACGGGTGCGACCAACACCGAGGAGAAGACCCATGCCTGAGATCAGCCCCGCTGACTTCCAGCGCCTCCGGGACATCCGCGCCGGACAGCCCGAACTGGTGCGGTCCGTGCTCGACGCTCGGCACAAGCGCTCCCTGCTCGCCGACGACGGCAAGCTCTTCATCGTCGCCGCCGACCACCCGGCACGCGGTGCCCTGGCGGTCCGGAACGACGAGTCCGCCATGGCCGACCGCTACGACCTGCTCGAGCGGCTCGTCACGGCGCTCGGCCGCCCCGGCGTCGACGGGGTGCTCGGCACGCCCGACATCCTCGAGGACCTGGCACTGCTCGGCGCCCTCGACGGCAAGGTCGTCGTCGGGTCGATGAACCGCGGCGGGCTGCGCGGGGCGACGTTCGAGATGGACGACCGCTACACGGCGTACTCGGCACAGGCCATCAAGGACTCCGGACTCGACTTCGCCAAGCTCCTCGTCCGCATCGCCCTCGAGGACGCGGGCACCGCACCGACGCTCGAGGCCACGGCCCGTGCGGTCAGCGAGGCCGCCGCACTCCAGCTGCCGATCATGCTCGAGCCGTTCATGTCCGCGTGGCAGGACGGCCGGGTCGTGAACGACCTGACCGCCGACGCCGTCATCACCTCGATGGCGATCGCCGCGGGCCTGGGCGAGTCCAGCGCCTACAGCTGGCTCAAGATCCCGGTCGTCGACGACATGGAGCGGGTGATGGCGGCGACGACGCTGCCGACGCTCCTGCTCGGGGGCGACCCGTCGAGCAAGCCGCTCGAGACCTACGCCAAGTGGGCCGACGCCCTCGCGCTCCCCGGCGTGCGCGGCCTGGTCGTCGGCCGCACCCTGCTCTACCCGCCGGACGGCGACGTCGCCACCGCGGTCGACGTGGCCGCGGGTCTCGTCCACACCGGCAGCGCCGGCGCCACGCACGCAGCAACCACCACACTCGAAGGAAGCAACGCATGACCACCACGGAGACCGCCACCACCACCGTCGGCCACTGGATCGGCGGCAAGCACGTCGAGTCCGCGTCGGGCAACAGCGCCCCCGTGTACGACCCGGCACTGGGCGTCGCGACGAAGCAGGTCGCCCTGGCGAACGAGGACGAGATCCAGGCCGCCATCGCGAGTGCCAAGGCGGCGTTCCCGGCGTGGAGCAACCTGTCGCTCACCAAGCGCCAGCAGATCCTCTTCTCGTTCCGCGAGATCCTGAACCGCGACAAGGGCGAGCTCGCCGAGATCATCACGAGCGAGCACGGCAAGGTCATCGACGACGCCCTGGGCGAGATCGCCCGTGGGCAGGAGGTCGTGGAGCTCGCCACGAACATCCCGAGCCTGATGAAGGGCGAGTTCTCCGACCAGGTCTCGACCGGCATCGACGTCTACTCGATCCGGCAGCCGCTCGGTGTCGTGGGCATCATCAGCCCGTTCAACTTCCCGGCGATGGTGCCGCTGTGGTTCCTGCCGATCGCGATCGCCGCGGGCAACACCGTCGTGCTGAAGCCGTCCGAGAAGGACCCGAGCGCCGCCATCTGGCTCGCCGAGAAGTTCACCGAGGCCGGTCTGCCCGACGGCGTCTTCAACGTGCTCAACGGCGACAAGCTCTCGGTCGACGGGCTGCTGACCAGCCCGGACGTCGAGTCGATCTCGTTCGTCGGTTCCACGCCGATCGCGCAGTACGTCTACGAGACCGGCACGAAGCACGGCAAGCGCGTGCAGGCCCTCGGCGGCGCGAAGAACCACATGCTCGTGCTGCCGGACGCCGACCTCGACCTGGTCGCGGACAACGCCATCAACGCGGGCTTCGGCTCCGCCGGTGAGCGCTGCATGGCGATCTCGGTCGTCGTCGCCGTCGAGCCGGTGGCCGACGAGCTCATCCAGAAGATCACGGACCGCGCGGCGACCCTGCGCATCGGCGACGGTCGTCGCGGGTGCGACATGGGCCCGCTCGTCACGAAGCAGCACCGTGACAAGGTCGCCTCGTACATCGAGGTCGCAGAGCAGGACGGTGCGGTGGTTGTGGTGGACGGCCGCACCGTCCGACCCGACGGCGACGAGAACGGCTTCTGGCTGGGCCCGACGCTGATCGACCAGGTCCCCACCACGAGCCGCGTCTACACCGAGGAGATCTTCGGCCCGGTGCTGAGCGTCGTCCGCG of the Curtobacterium sp. TC1 genome contains:
- the iolC gene encoding 5-dehydro-2-deoxygluconokinase → MTNQAPHAYDVITMGRVSVDIYPQQTGPLEDVTTFSKSVGGSATNVAIAAARHGADAAVITRTGNDPFGRYIARTLPEFGVANAFVETVDGLNTPVAFCEIFPPDDFPLYFYRAPKAPDLMITAKSLPLHEIERAKIFWTTVTGLSEEPSRSAHHTAFQARSAADAPTALHTVLDLDYRSVFWSSPEAATRKVAVALEHATVAVGNREECEVAVGETDPVRAADALLERGVEIAIVKQGPKGVLAKTRDEFVEFRPHHIDVVNGLGSGDGFGGALTHGLLQGWGLERILAFCNAAGAIVATRFECSTAMPTSDEIESFIASNPADGTNHTSTGATNTEEKTHA
- a CDS encoding class I fructose-bisphosphate aldolase: MPEISPADFQRLRDIRAGQPELVRSVLDARHKRSLLADDGKLFIVAADHPARGALAVRNDESAMADRYDLLERLVTALGRPGVDGVLGTPDILEDLALLGALDGKVVVGSMNRGGLRGATFEMDDRYTAYSAQAIKDSGLDFAKLLVRIALEDAGTAPTLEATARAVSEAAALQLPIMLEPFMSAWQDGRVVNDLTADAVITSMAIAAGLGESSAYSWLKIPVVDDMERVMAATTLPTLLLGGDPSSKPLETYAKWADALALPGVRGLVVGRTLLYPPDGDVATAVDVAAGLVHTGSAGATHAATTTLEGSNA
- a CDS encoding CoA-acylating methylmalonate-semialdehyde dehydrogenase, whose protein sequence is MTTTETATTTVGHWIGGKHVESASGNSAPVYDPALGVATKQVALANEDEIQAAIASAKAAFPAWSNLSLTKRQQILFSFREILNRDKGELAEIITSEHGKVIDDALGEIARGQEVVELATNIPSLMKGEFSDQVSTGIDVYSIRQPLGVVGIISPFNFPAMVPLWFLPIAIAAGNTVVLKPSEKDPSAAIWLAEKFTEAGLPDGVFNVLNGDKLSVDGLLTSPDVESISFVGSTPIAQYVYETGTKHGKRVQALGGAKNHMLVLPDADLDLVADNAINAGFGSAGERCMAISVVVAVEPVADELIQKITDRAATLRIGDGRRGCDMGPLVTKQHRDKVASYIEVAEQDGAVVVVDGRTVRPDGDENGFWLGPTLIDQVPTTSRVYTEEIFGPVLSVVRVATYEEGLELINSGAYGNGTAIFTNDGGAARRFQRDVQVGMIGINVPIPVPVAYYSFGGWKNSLFGDHKAYGADGVSFFTRQKAITSRWLDPSHGGINLGFPSNN